A region of Bacteroidota bacterium DNA encodes the following proteins:
- a CDS encoding helical backbone metal receptor — translation MTFRLALLVAALTVLAGCRTDAPDAPTATRAFTDDLDRTVQVPAEPRRVVTLAPSVTEMVAAAGGLDRLAARTLYDDYPEAVRALPAISTYPLDRERLLALGADLVVGTDQVNDVSEGDALTALGVPAVYLSFGGLADVSRGLRRLGDLLGTADEAEAAALELEARLSRHALAGPDAPTALVLISDGPLYVFGGASYVHEMVALAGGRSVTAGLPGEGTTLSPEWVVAESPDVVVVLEEDYVAADLRAAQPVWGPRVEGRVCGVSPDLVSRPGPRLADGIDALAACIRRASISGQALRR, via the coding sequence CCGATGCGCCGACGGCCACGCGGGCGTTCACCGATGACCTCGACCGGACCGTGCAGGTGCCGGCGGAGCCTCGCCGCGTCGTCACCCTCGCGCCGAGCGTGACCGAGATGGTCGCGGCGGCGGGTGGGCTAGACCGGCTGGCGGCCCGGACGCTCTACGACGATTACCCCGAGGCCGTCCGCGCCCTCCCCGCGATCTCGACCTACCCCCTCGACCGCGAGCGGCTCCTCGCCCTCGGTGCCGACCTCGTCGTGGGAACCGACCAGGTCAACGATGTCAGCGAGGGCGACGCGCTCACGGCGCTCGGCGTACCGGCGGTCTACCTTTCGTTCGGTGGCCTCGCCGACGTCTCGCGCGGGCTCCGCCGCCTCGGCGACCTCCTCGGCACGGCGGACGAAGCCGAAGCGGCGGCCCTGGAGTTAGAGGCTCGGCTCAGCCGACACGCCCTCGCCGGACCCGACGCCCCGACCGCCCTCGTGCTCATCAGCGACGGCCCGCTCTACGTCTTCGGCGGGGCGAGCTACGTCCACGAGATGGTCGCGCTCGCCGGCGGGCGCTCCGTCACGGCCGGCCTCCCCGGCGAAGGCACGACGCTCTCGCCCGAGTGGGTGGTGGCCGAGTCGCCCGACGTGGTCGTGGTGCTGGAGGAGGACTACGTGGCGGCCGACCTCCGGGCCGCGCAGCCGGTGTGGGGCCCGCGCGTCGAAGGCCGCGTCTGCGGCGTCTCCCCCGACCTCGTCTCGCGGCCAGGCCCCCGCCTCGCCGACGGCATCGACGCGCTCGCGGCGTGCATCCGCAGGGCTTCTATCTCGGGCCAGGCGTTGAGGCGGTAG
- a CDS encoding DUF3325 domain-containing protein: MPDTLLTDGLLLAAGIAVAYVGFALLALSLDRNWKKVTKAVPPASWTPSRAAGYVLLGLAVVPLFLRDEVVSFAIVSWVLWLGVAALAVAFTLTWQPGWLGALAGALASGPPEASPPAKRPPGAPRPGKPPPGKPPTGKRPPTASTPGPR, translated from the coding sequence ATGCCTGACACCCTCCTCACCGACGGTCTTCTGCTCGCAGCCGGCATCGCTGTGGCTTACGTCGGCTTTGCCCTTCTCGCGCTGAGCCTGGACCGGAACTGGAAGAAGGTGACGAAGGCCGTGCCGCCTGCGTCGTGGACGCCGTCGCGGGCGGCGGGCTACGTGCTCCTCGGGCTGGCGGTCGTGCCGCTCTTTCTCCGGGACGAGGTGGTGAGCTTTGCGATTGTGTCGTGGGTGCTGTGGCTGGGCGTGGCGGCGCTGGCTGTGGCGTTCACGCTCACATGGCAGCCGGGGTGGCTGGGCGCGCTCGCCGGTGCGCTGGCGTCCGGCCCGCCCGAGGCGAGTCCACCGGCCAAGAGGCCACCCGGCGCTCCCCGTCCGGGCAAGCCCCCACCTGGGAAGCCCCCGACCGGGAAGCGGCCACCTACCGCCTCAACGCCTGGCCCGAGATAG